The Halomonas sp. KG2 genome segment GGCGACATTGAGGTTGTTGGTGAAGCCACCAACGGGCGTGAAGCAGTAGAACTTGCCCACCGTTTATCGCCGCAGTTGATCACAATGGATCTGAATATGCCGGTCATGGACGGTCTCAGCGCCATTGAAGAAATTATGCATACCAAAGGGGTTCCTATCCTGGTGGTAAGCGATCGCTCTGATGCCGAAACGGCCTACCGGGCGCTCGATGTTGGCGCGCTAGAAGTGATGCAGAAGCCAACTCTTGATGATGAAGACGCACAACGACTACTCGCGCGTGTCCGGCTTCTTTCGGGAGTGGCCGTTATTACTCGCCTACGGCGCCGATCAACCTCTGCCATGCCCGTTGCACCGGTAAGCACACCGCCTGTTGATCGCCATAATAGGCCGAAAGCTTTCCAGCGTATTATCGCCATTGCTTGCTCAACCGGTGGGCCGCAGGCACTCGCCCATTTACTTAGCAAGCTGCCGACCAACTTTCCTGCACCGGTGGTGATTGCCCAGCATATCAGCCATGGCTTTATTGAAGGCATGGCGCACTGGCTGACATCGCTCTGTTCAATGCCAGTTTGCGTTGCTCAGCATGGTGAACCGCTAAAGCCAGGCTTTGTTTATCTATCGCCATCGGAACGCAACTTGCGTGTCACGCCCTCCCACCGCCTTCAACTACAGCAGAGTCCCGATAATTCGCTTTATCATCCCAACTGCGATGCACTGTTAACGAGCGTCGCTAATGTTTATGGCCCAGAGGCTATTGGAGTGATTTTAACGGGCATGGGACGTGATGGCGTTAGCGGCATGCGCGCTATTCATTTATCGGGAGGCTGTACCTTTGCCCAAAACGAAGCCAGCTCGGTTATTTATGGCATGAACCAAGAAGCGGTTAGTGCCGGCGTTATCCAGCATGTTGTTTCCCTTGATGAACTCCCTGCCAGGCTCATTCGCGAGACCCGTGGGCAACGGTTGTCTACCTGGACAAAATCGCTATGAGTTCGCTGACGCCATTCAAGGATCTGGTGCATCGCCGCTGCGGTTTGCACTTAGAGGGCCTCGCTGAAGCTCGTCTCGTTAAGGCAGTGGAGGCACTGCGAACAGACACCGATATTAACGACACCTCGATGCTCATTGCGCAACTAGAGCAAAACGAAGCGATGTTTGATCGCTTCGTTAGTCAGTTAACGGTGAACGAAACCTACTTCTACCGGGAGCCAGAAGCGCTTCACTGGTTAGCCGATACCTACCTCCCGCGGCGGCTGGCTGAAAAAGGTAAGCCATTGGCTATTTTCAGCGCCGGATGTTCTTCGGGTGAAGAGCCTTACAGTGTTGCTATTGCACTGTTTGAGCGCTACGGAGAGCGCGCCAAGCAACTCTTTCATATCACAGGGGGAGATGTTGATCAGCAGGTTCTTAGTAAAGCCCAAAAAGGCATTTACAGCGGCATGTCGTTTCGGGCGCTGAGCCCTGCGCTAAAACATCGCTACTTTCACCCAGAGGGCCGACGCTTCAAAATAGATGATGCGCTTCGCCACTGGGTCACCTTTTGTTCATTCAATGTATTGCAGCCAAACGCAGACAAGCTTGGCCCCTTCGACGTCATCTTATTTCGCAACGTATCGATCTATTTTGATGAATCGACCCGGCGCGATATACAGCGCCACCTGAAGCAGCTACTGGAACCTCATGGCGTTTTGATGTGCGGCGTCACGGAAACATTAGGCAACGACCTGGGCATTTTGGAACTGAATCAGGCTCAAGGAGTGTTCTTTTTCCAAGAGAGCACCCTGCCCCACGCCTTACCTGCCAATGATGAGCCACCCTATCGCGACGATGTGTTGCCAGCCCCACCGGTGTTGTCAGAGATGCCTCCTCAACCACCTGAGAATGAACCTGAGAAAGAATCTGAGAAAGAACCTGAGCACAAACAGCCGATGACATCGTTTAACGCGGCTTTGCAGCAAGCTCATCATTTACTGAACCAGAACGCATTTTCAGAAGCAGCCGCGCTACTTTCTGACCTTCTAGTGCAACAACCTTGGAGTGTCGATGCGTTACTGCTGGCAGGTTTAGTGGCTCGCTGGCAGCAGAACTTTGCTGACGCTTACGACTACTTTAAGCGAGCCATTTACGTTGCTCCTGAGTGCTGGCCAGCTCACTTTTTTCAAGCTGAGCTTTTCCGACTAGGCGAGCTTAGTGATGCTCCCGGACAACGAGAGCGTGGCTATGCAGCGGTTATTCGCCTACTGGATGCGTCAAAACAGGCGGATGGTGGATTGAGCGTCATTGCGCCGCCTATTCCTCCGGGGGATGCCTACTTTTTGGCAACTTGCCACCTTAGTGCACAGACAACGACACAGGGAGTGGGTTAATGGCACTGGATATTAAACGCTTTATTCAGCGCTTTATTGAAGAAGCATCAGACCACTTACCTCGTTTAAGGGAGGGCATTGAGGCGCTAGAGCAAGGCGATTCCCATCAAGAACGTATCAATGAGCTATTTCGTGCGGCACATACGCTAAAAGGCTCATCGCGCATGCTAAAGCTGACGCCCATTACGGCGATCGCTCACAGTACAGAGGAGCTGCTAAGCGCACTACGCGATGGGGCACAAACCGCTTCACCTGATGTCACGTGCCTCCTTAATCAAGCCACGGACGCGCTGTCTGACCTAGTTAGCCAACTTGCCCAAGGTGTTTCTCCAGCAGAGCTAGCGGAAGCCGATAATCAGCTTTGCCAAGCCCTGGAAAACGCCGCGGCGGGGAAGTCGTCCCCCGCTCCCTCTCCTAAAACAACCGTATCCGGGGACGATAAAGCCGAGAAAGCAGCCCCCAACGCGGCACCACCGGCAATGAAAAGCCCTGCTCTTCCGGCTCAAGAGCTACGCTTAACAGACACGGTACGCGTGCGTCTTGACCGCCTAGATGACGTTATTCGCCTGATGGGGGAAGTGTTATCAGGGCACCACCATCTACACTCACTCGTAGAACAGGCACGCAGCCTTGGCGCCTCGTTACCCAAAGATCAGCAGGCCCCCTTTAACGCTTTTAGCCGCGAGCTGAAGGACAGCGTGCTTTCCCACGACGGTCTAATGAGCGATCTCCATGACCGAGCTCTGCAAATGCGCATGCTACCGCTGAGCGTGGTGTTTGACCCTTTATCGCAAATGGCCAGAGACCTTGCCCATTCGCTAGGCAAACAAGTCAATTGCCGTGTTCACGGCAGTGAGATTGAGCTGGACCGACAGATGATAGATCGCCTCTCGGACCCGCTAATTCATCTACTGCGGAATGCGTTAGACCATGGCCTGGAAACTCCCGGTGAGCGACAGGCAACAGGCAAGCCTACACGGGGGCAGTTATCGCTAGAGGCATGGCAAGACGGCAGTTGGGTAGTGATTGAAATGCGTGATGACGGCGCGGGCATTTCCCTAGATGCGGTACGGCAAAAGGCACTCTCCAAGCAACTACTCAGTGAAGAGTTGCTGCTTACCCTAACCGAGCAGGAAACCTTAGAGCTTATTTTCTTACCCGGCTTCTCAACCAAACCCCTGATTACCGACTTTTCAGGTCGTGGCGTGGGGATGGATGTCGTCAAGCGAACAGTGATTGACGAGCTCAACGGTGATTTACGTCTAACCAGCCATCCAGGCAAAGGCACCTGTTTTACCCTGCGCCTGCCTTTATCGCTAGCCATGATGCGCGTTCTCCTGATCAACGTGGGCGCTGTCACGCTAGGTGTAACAGCACCTTATGTGTCAGAGCTTGTAGAGCATGCATCAACGGACTTTATTGATGCTGCCGGGCAAAAAACACTGATCCTGCGCAACGAGTTCGTGCCGGTCGTTTCACTTGCGGAATTGTTAGACCTACCCTATGCGCCCACTGATGCTGACAACTTACTGTTACTTGTCGTACATCAACGTCATCAAAAACTGGCGCTAATTATTGATGCCTTGGTGGATGAACGCGATATGGTAATTAAGCCGTTGCCCACGCATTTGCGCCATTTACCACTGGTTTCTGGCATGGTCACGCTAGGGCGCAATACGCTGGTTAGCCTATTACACGTGCCGACGCTGCTGGAACACTCGCGCCGCTATGCCCCGAAAGCACTAGCTAAAACGGATCAAGCGCCCCAGACACATCGTATACTCGTCGTCGATGACTCTCTGAACACCCGAGAAATTGAAAAAGATGTCTTAGAAGCTTGGGGATATCAGGTCACCCTGGCAGAAAATGGCCGTGATGGTCTGAACAAGGCCCTGGCTGACTCGTTTGATGCAGTACTCACCGACGTTGAAATGCCGGTCATGGATGGCTTTGCGCTCACTGCAAGTCTGCGAGAAAATGAGATTTATCGTTATAAGCCGATTATCATTATCACCTCACGAGAAAAAGAAGCAGACCGTCGGCGCGGCATTGAAGTAGGCGCCGACGCGTATATTGTCAAAGGCAGCTTTGATCAGAACAATTTGGTGGATACGCTAAAAGCGCTACTCGGCTAAGCACGCGCCATGACGGAGGTTAATCATGCAAATATTGATCGTAGATGACGACCCGTTGGCCTGTGAAATGACAGCAACGCTGCTAGAGTTCCAGGGCTATACAACGGTCATGGCCAATGATGCCATGGAGGCCACACAGCTGTTGGATAGCTTGGACAATATCGCGCTTATTGTTAGCGACATGCATATGCCGCTCATCAATGGGATAGAATTCTTGGAAATGTTGCGTGAACAAGACGTTACCTTGCCTTTTATTCTGCTCACCGGCGACTCACCTAGTTCAACCCTTATGCAGACGCCTGGTTTAAACGCCTGCCTGCAAAAAGATGCGGAGCTAGAATCCACGTTAGGCAATGCCGTGACTCAAGCGCTCAACGGTTGAACGTTTGCCATTTGTATTACAGCGCACCGTTCGCCCACATGAACAGGTAGTCTGATGTCACCATCTGCCCCGACATTGCAACAAAAGCTGAACCAGCTGCGCCAACGCTTTATTGAACAGCTACCAGCACGTTTACAGAAAACCGCAACAAAGTGGCAACAAAGCCGGCTTTCAGCGGAGGCAGAGTCACGCCTAGCCCCGGAGCTTCACCGCTTTTTCCATAGCTTAAAAGGGACCGGCCGCTCATTGGGCTTTGAACGAATTGCCATGTTGGCAGATCAAGGCGAAGAACTACTCAAGGCGACGCCGCCTTCTGCCAGCCATGCTTTTGATGACCAGGCTATTAATGACATTAACAGCCTGATTTCAGAGCTTTTCCAGCAGCTCAGTGAAGAGATAGAGTACTTACAGTCACTGCATGGCCAGCAAACCGTACTGGCATCACTCAACAGCGTCGAATTCTCATCAGTAGCGCCACAGACACGCAATAAACGTCAGCGGCTTATTTATCTATGTGACGATGAGCCCGACCAAGTCGACCAGTTGCTACATCATCTTCGCTGTTTTGGGCATGAAGTGGTCCATTTTGAAGACACAGAGTCATTTTTTAATGCGGTCATTACCCGCCGCCCCGACGCGGTCATCATGGATGTTCAGTTTCCGCAAGGTAACACCGCAGGTACTGAAACGCTGACCAGCCTGAATAAATTAATCGGAGAGCGGCTGCCCTCCATTGTACTGTCGTCCTATGGTGACTTTTATTCACGACTGAGTGCTGTTCGAGCTGGTTGTAATGGGTACTTTACCAAGCCCATTAAGCCACTGGATCTAATGTTAGCTATCGACGAACTCACTAGCCCCTTGGATGAAGAACCGTTGCGCGTGTTGGTAGTCGATGATGAACCCGACGCTGCCAGCTACCACTCATTGATGCTTGAAGAAGCCGGTATGATTGTTCAGCAGGTGCATCACCCTGCTGACGCGCTAAGCGCTTTGGACCGCTTTAGCCCTGACTTACTGTTAATTGATATGTATATGCCGGTATGTTCTGGTGAAGAGCTAGCGACAATTATCCGCCAGCAATCCGCGCATATTGGCCTGCCCATTATTTATCTATCTAGTGAAACAGACAGCCAAAAGCAGCTATTGGCCATGACGGCAGGCGTAGAAGCCTTCATTACCAAGCCGGTTACCCCTGACGAGCTCGTGTCTGCGGTACGGCTTCGTGCCGAACGCCTGCATCTACTGCGCTCGCTGATGACCCAGGACAGCATGACAGGGCTTTATAACCACAGCACCACGACGGATCTTATCGGTAAAACACTTGCTCAGGCATATCGTGAAGGTAGCCAACATGCGATGGCCATGCTCGACATTGACCATTTTAAAACGGTCAATGATACCTACGGCCACCTAGCGGGTGACCAGGTCATTATCACGCTAGCACGGCTGCTAAAAACCCGCTTGCGCATATCCGATATCATCGGGCGTTATGGCGGTGAAGAGTTTGTCGTATTGCTAAAAGGGGTCACCGCAAAGCGCGCAGCCGAACTTATTGACGAACTGCGCCACGATTTCGAACAGGTAGATTTTCATGCTGGCGGAGAGCGCTTTCGCTGTACCTTCAGTGCCGGCATTAGCAGTTTCCCCAGCCAGCCTTCCACTGAAGCGTTACGCCTAAGCGCGGACCAAGCACTTTACCTAGCGAAACGGCAGGGGCGTAATCAAGTAGTCATTAATAACGAGAACGGCGCAAAAGGAAAAGCACAACCGAAGCAACCCGGTGTGAAAAAACAATGACCAACACCCATCAACAGCGTGACAACCAGTCTCTTTCGCTCGAAGAGGCACTAGCACGTCAGAGTAACGATGACACGATTATTGACGTGGACGAACCTTGCCAGCAGTTGGTGTTATTTCGCCTGGCGGAGCAACGGTTCGCTTTGCCCGGCAGTGCGGTCAATGAAATTTTGAATGGTGATCAACCGGTTTATTTCGTGCCTGGCTTGCCTGCTTCTACGGAAGGTGTGATTCACTTGCGCGGCAACATTGAATCGGTGGTGACCCTACAGGCACTTCTCGGTCTCCCCCCTTCGGAACAAACGGGCATGCTGTTAGTCGTGACCGCTGCGGGCATTCGCAGTGCCGTTCGTATCGATTATTTAGAGGATGTTTGCGACATCCCGATCAGCGCACTGAAACCGGCACCGGACACCCTCGCCAGCCAACTAATGCCTTATGTGAGCGCCCTCTGGCAACCTGATGTAACGCCAGCAGAGAGCGGCAAAGAAGAGGCTAACGACGATTCTGTAGCAGCAGGCAGCTCGGCCATTGCCCTGTTGGATCCAGATGCTTTATTCAACGCCTATCAACAAGGCCTTGGGTAAACCCATGACAATTGGCGCGCCGAATCTCTCCTTAGACGCAGCGACCCATGTTGCTTTAGTGTTATTTAGTGCTGGTCATACGCTCGCCGCCATCGAAGCACGCCACGTCGCGGGGTTAGCGAAATCGGCCCACCTACCGCGTTGCGCGAATGCCGAGTGCCTGTTGCTTAACGCGCCATTGTTGAGCGTAGCGCCTACCCAATGGCTCACCCTCCAGGATGCCAACGGCGCTTGGCAGTTAGGCGTTACTGGTGACGTCGTCTTAGCACACACACCGATAACGGAGCTGTTTCCATTACCTTCTTTAATTGCCGCACGCCACGTCAGCCCCGCCCTACGAGGCTTAACGATGGCCAACCAAACGGTACGTTTGTTATTTGATGGCGCAGCGCTAACGCTGCAACCATAAACAGCGAACCAACGTGCCTTTTTCTACCTGCTGGTGCGGATCAATCACCGCTAACGCATCTACACTAATACAGGATGACAGCACGCCAGAGTTTTGGTCTTCAAACGCATCGGCGATGATGCCCGCTTCGCTAAAACGTAGCGCAACACGCATATAGTGCTGGCGCGGGCCAGTCTGAGTCGTGAAGTTAGCGGAGGCTGTCAGCGTAGGTAAGGCGTTCAACGCCGAACACCCCAGTAACGCACCCATCAACGGTCGTAAAAACAACCACGCGCCCACAAACCCAGAAACAGGGTTACCCGGCAGTCCTACAAAGCGCGCCTCACTGCCGTCTTCGCGTGGCAAACGGCCCAGCGCCAGCGGCTTTCCTGGGCGAATCGCCAGCTTCCACATATCCAACTGGCCCAGCGACTCAAGCGCGGCTTTTACATGGTCTTCCTCACCCACGCTAACCCCACCCGTACTTACCACCACATCGGCGTCCGCCGCTGCGTTTGTGAGCAGCGCAACGGTCTGGTCGAAATCGTCCGGCACACTCACTAGCTGGACCACCTCCGCGCCAAACGTCTCTAACAGTCTCTTCAGCATCGGCCGGTTGGAGTTATACAGCTGACCTGGCTTTAACGGCGTGCCTGGATCAATAATCTCATCACCCGTAGAGAGCAGCGCAACGCGAGGACGGCGACGTACACTTACCACAGTAACGCCCTGGCCTGCCAAGTGGCCCAACGCCGCCGCTTCGAGCCGCTCGCCCGCCGCCAACAGTGGTTGACCTCGGCGCACATCGCGCCCTTGAAGGCGAATGTTGTCTCCACTGGGTATGTCGGTAGGCATCAGAGCTTGATTATCCGCAACTTCGACGCGCTCTTGCATGACCACGCAGTCGGCCCCTGGGGGGATTTCACCGCCGGTAAAAATCCGTGCGCAACTGCCTTCCGCCAGCGGCGCTGCAGGGCTGCCTGCCGCAATACGCTGGCTGATAGGCAACCACTTGCCCGCATCACTGGCACGCAGTGCATAGCCATCCATTGCGCTATTATCAAACGGCGGGACGTCCAACTGAGCGGTAACGGCTTCGGCCAGCACACGCCCAGCAGCGGCCTCAAGCGGAACGCTCTCGGTGCCAACAAGGCTTACGTCGGCCAGTAGCGCTTCAAGCGCGGCACTTATCGGCTGTAGCTCAGCCATGCTGCCCCCGGCCTGGGATAACCAGGTTGGCGAAATTACAAGGCTTATGACGGCTATCCAACTGCTCGGCCAGAATGCCGTCCCAACCAGTACGACAGGCGCCGGTTGAACCCGGTAGGCAGAAGACCACCGTAGCGTTGGCTAAGCCGCCGAGGCAACGGCTTTGAATGGTCGAGCTACCAATCTCATCGCCGCTTAGTTGGCGAAAGCGCTCGCCAAAGCCTTCGATACGCTTATCCAGCAGTACCGATACAGCCTCCGGCGTTGAGTCTCGCCCGGTAAAACCTGTACCGCCCGTGGTAATCACCACCTGTACGTTTGCGTCGGCAATCCACTGGGCGACTACCGCACGAATTTGGTAAACGTCATCCGGCACGATGCGTTTCTCTGCCAGGGTGTGCCCAGCTTCGGTTAAACGCTGCACCAGCGCCTGGCCGGAGCGGTCAGTCTCATCCGTGCGTGTATCAGAGACCGTAAGCACGGCGACGTTAAGAGGTACCATTGGCTCACTCATTAGCGTTATCTCTATTTGGCTGCTTTCTTTTTAGCATGGTGCGCTTCCCAGGCAGCCTTCTGCTCGGCAGTCGCAGGCGGCTGATAGAGCTCTTTCCATTCACTATAGGGCATGCCGTATACATACTCTCGGGCTTCTTCGTAGCTGAGAGTTTCATTCCGCGATTCAGCGGCAGACACCAACCATTTCGATAAACAGTTGCGGCAAAAATCCGCCAGAATCATCAGATCGATGTTCTGCACATCCTTATTGTCGTCTAAATGCTGTAACAAACGCCGAAACGCGGCGGCTTCTAGCTCTGTACGCGTCGTTTGGTCAAATTCATTAAACGCTGACATTGGCGATCCTCTTATCAAGTAACTTTAGAGCAGCATAACAAAAGACACCGCCCGAAGGCGGTGTCGAGTGGCAATTAAGCGAACCGGCTAGCTAGGTTTGGTAGCGGAAACATCGCCACTACTGCTGTCCGTTTTTTGTGCCGCGATTTCCTCTTCGCTCATAGCTGTATCTTTGACCTCCTCGTACCACAAGTTGTGGTGCTCTTTGGCCCAGGTTTCATCGACATAGCCAGTGGTCATACCTTCCAATGAGCCTTCCGTACCGACAGTCCCAATATAGATATGGCCTAGCGCGACAGCCGTCAACCCAAGCGCACCCACCGCATGGATGATGTTGGCCCACTGCATGGTATCGCGGCCTTGACCATAGTTGGGGAAGTCGAGCACAAAACCACTCGCGATCACCACCAAGCCAGCAGTGGCTAATAGCCAGTACCACGCTTTTTCGCCACCGTTGGCAAAACCCGCGTCAGGATGGTGCTTGCCTGTTAATCCACCTGCCTTTTTAAACCATACCCAGTCATGCTTCTTAGGAATATTGTCTTTCAGCAAGCTAATTAACAGTACAACGAGTAGCACACCGAATATCGGGCCAAGATAGTTATGCAGCACTTTGGAAGCTGAGGTCATCCATGCCCAAACGGCGTCGCCAAACAGCGTGCGGAACACGAACTTACCAAACAACAGATTCAACCCTGTTAACGCCAAGGTGATAAACAGGGTGGCGACGGTCCAGTGTAGCGAACGCATTAGCAACGACCAGCGCAAAAGCTTGCGCCCTGTGCGCGGCTCATCGAGATGTTTGCGCCCAACCATAAAGTAGAACAGCGCAATCACCACGATCATCCCGCCAATCGCAATCAAACCAAACGGCGACACCCAACGGTTACGGATCTGCCGCCAAGTTTCGCCACTCGAATTGATCAGACTGTAGTTACTGTCAAAGCGCGAATCGCGATAGTTAGGCCCTGTTTCGCCACTGCGCACCTGACGCCACTGATCTGCACTGATACCTGGAGCAGCGGTCACCATCTCGCGGTCTGTGTCAGCCTGGGCAACCGCTAGCTGGGACATGCCGAGACTGGCAGCCAGCAGCAGTAACAGGATGCCGATACGCCAACAGCGCTGGAAAAACGCCCTTACCCAGAGGGCTAGCGCAGGCGCCTCTGGTGTCATTGTGGCCGTGGTCATCGTTGTCATGACACGCCTCCTTACCCTTTACGGGCAGCATCGTAGGCAAGGTTGTCAGTACTGGCCTGGGGGTTATTCGACCAAGCACCATCTTTATGGCCACGATGAACGACACGCTGACGGAAGATATCGGCAACATCTTGCGCATCACCCGCTAGGAGGGCCTTGGTAGAGCACATTTCCGCACATAGCGGCAGCTTGCCTTCCGCGATGCGATTGGAGCCGTACTTCTCGTACTCCTCCTCTTTGCTCTCTGCTGGGCCGCCTGCACAGAATGTGCACTTGTCCATTTTTCCGCGTTCGCCAAATGCATTTTGTTGTGGGAACTGCGGTGCGCCAAAGGGGCACGCATATAGGCAGTAGCCACAACCAATGCACAGGTCTTTATCGTGTAGCACGATGCCATCGTCGGTTTTATAGAAGCAGTCCGTCGGACATACCGCCATGCATGGCGCATCGTCACAGTGCATACAAGCCACTGAAATCGACATCTCATCCGCTTCGCCGTCGTTGAGTGTGACCACCCGGCGACGCTGGATACCCCACTCCACATCATTGGCATTTTTACAGGCGGTGACACAGCCGTTGCACTCGATGCAGCGCTCGGCGTCACACATAAATTTCATTTGAGCCATGGTGTTCTCCTCTCACCAGCGCGGGCATTGACCCACGCTGGGCTCTATCAGGTCGGTCGAGACGTTATTGGCTTAAGCCCGCTCAATTCGGCAGATGGTGCACTTCGTTTCCTGCATCAGTGTCACCGGATCATAGCCATAGGTGGTGGCGGTGTTAGCCGCTTCACCAATGACGTACGGGGCAGACCCGTCCGGATAACGATCCCGCAAGCTCTCGCCTTGGAACATGCCGCCAAAGTGGAACGGCATAAAGGCAACCTTGCGATCAACCCGAGGCGTGACCAAGGCTTTCACCTTCACTCTGCCGCCTTCTGCACCCTCAACCCATACGTCGTCGCCATCACGTACGCCAATGTCATTAGCATCCGCGGGGTTCATCTCGACAAACATCTCTTGCTGTAGCTCGGCTAGCCACGACATAGAGCGCGTTTCTTCACCGCCTCCCTCGTATTCGACCAATCGACCCGACGTGAGAATAATCGGATAATCAGCGCTGTTATCGCGGTCCTGGATGGTTTTGTACATCGTGGGCAGACGCATAATTGAGTCAAAGTCGTCCCAGGTGGGATAGCGTTCGACCAGATCGCGGCGGGTGGTGTATAGCGGCTCGCGGTGTTTCGGCACTGCATCTGGGAAAGTCCATACCACGGCGCGCGCTTTCGCGTTGCCATAAGGCGCGCAACCACGATCAATCGCCACCCGCTGGATACCGCCTGAGAGGTCGGTTTTCCAGTTTTTACCTTCTGCGGCCGTTTTCTCAACGTCAGTCAGGTCATCCCACCAACCGAGGTCTTTAAGCAGTTGGTCGGTAAACTCGGGGTAGCCATCATCAATCTCGCCACCTACTGGCGCAGAGCCCTCCGCCAGCAAGTTAACGCCGTCGCGCTCAATACCAAAACGGGCACGGAAACCCATACCGCCTTCCATTACCGGTACGCTGGTGTCATAGAGGTTGGGTGAGCCAGGGTGATTAAACTCTGGTGTGCCCCAGCACGGCCACGGCAGCCCGTAGTAATCACCGTCGGCAGGGCCACCTTGGGCACGCAAGTTCTGAAAGCTGAAGGTATGCCAGTTTTTCTGGTGCTCTTTGAGGCGCTCGGGGCTTTGGCCGGTGTAGCCAACAGTCCACATGCCACGGTTGATTTCACGCAACACGTCATCAATCAGCGGCTCGCTGCCGTTCATCTCAAAGTTCTTCACGAACTCATTACCAAAGCCAAGCTTGTTGGCAAATAGGTACATAATTTCGTGATCAGGCTTTGATTCAAATAGCGGCTCAATAACTTT includes the following:
- the cheB gene encoding chemotaxis-specific protein-glutamate methyltransferase CheB, with protein sequence MSVIRVVMADDSQLARDVLRDILTRDGDIEVVGEATNGREAVELAHRLSPQLITMDLNMPVMDGLSAIEEIMHTKGVPILVVSDRSDAETAYRALDVGALEVMQKPTLDDEDAQRLLARVRLLSGVAVITRLRRRSTSAMPVAPVSTPPVDRHNRPKAFQRIIAIACSTGGPQALAHLLSKLPTNFPAPVVIAQHISHGFIEGMAHWLTSLCSMPVCVAQHGEPLKPGFVYLSPSERNLRVTPSHRLQLQQSPDNSLYHPNCDALLTSVANVYGPEAIGVILTGMGRDGVSGMRAIHLSGGCTFAQNEASSVIYGMNQEAVSAGVIQHVVSLDELPARLIRETRGQRLSTWTKSL
- a CDS encoding protein-glutamate O-methyltransferase CheR, whose protein sequence is MSSLTPFKDLVHRRCGLHLEGLAEARLVKAVEALRTDTDINDTSMLIAQLEQNEAMFDRFVSQLTVNETYFYREPEALHWLADTYLPRRLAEKGKPLAIFSAGCSSGEEPYSVAIALFERYGERAKQLFHITGGDVDQQVLSKAQKGIYSGMSFRALSPALKHRYFHPEGRRFKIDDALRHWVTFCSFNVLQPNADKLGPFDVILFRNVSIYFDESTRRDIQRHLKQLLEPHGVLMCGVTETLGNDLGILELNQAQGVFFFQESTLPHALPANDEPPYRDDVLPAPPVLSEMPPQPPENEPEKESEKEPEHKQPMTSFNAALQQAHHLLNQNAFSEAAALLSDLLVQQPWSVDALLLAGLVARWQQNFADAYDYFKRAIYVAPECWPAHFFQAELFRLGELSDAPGQRERGYAAVIRLLDASKQADGGLSVIAPPIPPGDAYFLATCHLSAQTTTQGVG
- a CDS encoding response regulator, encoding MALDIKRFIQRFIEEASDHLPRLREGIEALEQGDSHQERINELFRAAHTLKGSSRMLKLTPITAIAHSTEELLSALRDGAQTASPDVTCLLNQATDALSDLVSQLAQGVSPAELAEADNQLCQALENAAAGKSSPAPSPKTTVSGDDKAEKAAPNAAPPAMKSPALPAQELRLTDTVRVRLDRLDDVIRLMGEVLSGHHHLHSLVEQARSLGASLPKDQQAPFNAFSRELKDSVLSHDGLMSDLHDRALQMRMLPLSVVFDPLSQMARDLAHSLGKQVNCRVHGSEIELDRQMIDRLSDPLIHLLRNALDHGLETPGERQATGKPTRGQLSLEAWQDGSWVVIEMRDDGAGISLDAVRQKALSKQLLSEELLLTLTEQETLELIFLPGFSTKPLITDFSGRGVGMDVVKRTVIDELNGDLRLTSHPGKGTCFTLRLPLSLAMMRVLLINVGAVTLGVTAPYVSELVEHASTDFIDAAGQKTLILRNEFVPVVSLAELLDLPYAPTDADNLLLLVVHQRHQKLALIIDALVDERDMVIKPLPTHLRHLPLVSGMVTLGRNTLVSLLHVPTLLEHSRRYAPKALAKTDQAPQTHRILVVDDSLNTREIEKDVLEAWGYQVTLAENGRDGLNKALADSFDAVLTDVEMPVMDGFALTASLRENEIYRYKPIIIITSREKEADRRRGIEVGADAYIVKGSFDQNNLVDTLKALLG
- a CDS encoding response regulator; the protein is MQILIVDDDPLACEMTATLLEFQGYTTVMANDAMEATQLLDSLDNIALIVSDMHMPLINGIEFLEMLREQDVTLPFILLTGDSPSSTLMQTPGLNACLQKDAELESTLGNAVTQALNG
- a CDS encoding diguanylate cyclase, translating into MSPSAPTLQQKLNQLRQRFIEQLPARLQKTATKWQQSRLSAEAESRLAPELHRFFHSLKGTGRSLGFERIAMLADQGEELLKATPPSASHAFDDQAINDINSLISELFQQLSEEIEYLQSLHGQQTVLASLNSVEFSSVAPQTRNKRQRLIYLCDDEPDQVDQLLHHLRCFGHEVVHFEDTESFFNAVITRRPDAVIMDVQFPQGNTAGTETLTSLNKLIGERLPSIVLSSYGDFYSRLSAVRAGCNGYFTKPIKPLDLMLAIDELTSPLDEEPLRVLVVDDEPDAASYHSLMLEEAGMIVQQVHHPADALSALDRFSPDLLLIDMYMPVCSGEELATIIRQQSAHIGLPIIYLSSETDSQKQLLAMTAGVEAFITKPVTPDELVSAVRLRAERLHLLRSLMTQDSMTGLYNHSTTTDLIGKTLAQAYREGSQHAMAMLDIDHFKTVNDTYGHLAGDQVIITLARLLKTRLRISDIIGRYGGEEFVVLLKGVTAKRAAELIDELRHDFEQVDFHAGGERFRCTFSAGISSFPSQPSTEALRLSADQALYLAKRQGRNQVVINNENGAKGKAQPKQPGVKKQ
- a CDS encoding chemotaxis protein CheW, translated to MTNTHQQRDNQSLSLEEALARQSNDDTIIDVDEPCQQLVLFRLAEQRFALPGSAVNEILNGDQPVYFVPGLPASTEGVIHLRGNIESVVTLQALLGLPPSEQTGMLLVVTAAGIRSAVRIDYLEDVCDIPISALKPAPDTLASQLMPYVSALWQPDVTPAESGKEEANDDSVAAGSSAIALLDPDALFNAYQQGLG
- a CDS encoding molybdopterin molybdotransferase MoeA; this translates as MAELQPISAALEALLADVSLVGTESVPLEAAAGRVLAEAVTAQLDVPPFDNSAMDGYALRASDAGKWLPISQRIAAGSPAAPLAEGSCARIFTGGEIPPGADCVVMQERVEVADNQALMPTDIPSGDNIRLQGRDVRRGQPLLAAGERLEAAALGHLAGQGVTVVSVRRRPRVALLSTGDEIIDPGTPLKPGQLYNSNRPMLKRLLETFGAEVVQLVSVPDDFDQTVALLTNAAADADVVVSTGGVSVGEEDHVKAALESLGQLDMWKLAIRPGKPLALGRLPREDGSEARFVGLPGNPVSGFVGAWLFLRPLMGALLGCSALNALPTLTASANFTTQTGPRQHYMRVALRFSEAGIIADAFEDQNSGVLSSCISVDALAVIDPHQQVEKGTLVRCLWLQR